In one window of Niallia sp. Man26 DNA:
- a CDS encoding ECF transporter S component, which translates to MFTTEHNKTRTLVLNALFITLTFLATMFINIRLPLMGNGGLIHLGNVPLLIAAFVFGKKSGAIVGAFGMALFDIVSGWTLWAPFTFVIVGAMGYVAGLIAEKMPGKKVYVHVLAVAVALIIKVVGYYFTEVILYSNWIQPFGSIPGNIMQLVIAGIIVVPLANGFKQRIGRSKSI; encoded by the coding sequence ATGTTTACGACAGAACATAATAAAACGAGAACTCTGGTTCTTAATGCACTTTTTATTACCTTAACTTTCCTAGCTACTATGTTTATCAACATTAGGCTGCCACTGATGGGTAACGGGGGCCTCATTCATTTAGGTAACGTGCCGCTTTTGATTGCTGCCTTTGTATTTGGTAAAAAATCAGGCGCAATAGTGGGAGCCTTCGGAATGGCTCTGTTCGATATTGTTTCAGGCTGGACATTATGGGCTCCGTTTACATTTGTTATCGTTGGTGCAATGGGATATGTAGCTGGCCTTATTGCTGAAAAGATGCCTGGCAAAAAGGTATACGTACACGTACTGGCAGTGGCTGTTGCCCTTATTATCAAAGTTGTCGGCTACTATTTTACAGAAGTTATCCTTTATAGCAACTGGATTCAGCCGTTCGGCTCTATCCCAGGTAACATCATGCAGCTCGTTATTGCCGGCATCATCGTCGTGCCTCTAGCAAATGGGTTTAAGCAAAGAATTGGGCGTTCTAAATCAATCTAG
- a CDS encoding HAMP domain-containing sensor histidine kinase gives MRKRGITVKLFAVTALFFLVFYAMIMIFQLSLFDRFYQHHKTKEAANRIHQLAEGYEENSWSEAELTKQTLSYMRKSKSPLTIVDEEGFQLVQDPFNIMLETGDGNVVEVSLSLLVSSYGQQLQALNIKEGDTLIVRGEPDAKVPTVIYPSVITKNSSSAGEDPIENEVAIEGKVKSISLPKGVMINRGLGILYDALLEWFPLEEEQLKQLTEGESLQLDWVESWSGKHNLVLIEPIKKDGEMQFMFSVTSIQEIKDTNEALRIFYIYIGIIGFILIILLSLFYSRLVSRPLIKLNEMAKKMVHLDFSSAKPIKQKDELGSLSNNMLVMAQNLDVALNDLKQANGKLKRDMERRVQMEKEQREFFEHASHELKTPLSIVKSFAEGLQDGVSPDKHDHYVEVIIEESEKMEVLIKDMLDLAKLENGAIKLRKTSFLLSEMIEVLASKLFCIAQEKNVVIEIMPKNEQHILADYEWMERVMQNLLINAVRHSEPNSVIVIRIELDQENGGCVFKIENKGQQIPSEHLDNIWKRFYRTESSRSRMTGGTGLGLAIVQQILNLHGFHYGAENMPDGVRFYVHFK, from the coding sequence ATGAGAAAACGCGGTATTACCGTTAAATTATTTGCTGTAACAGCTTTATTCTTTTTGGTGTTTTACGCCATGATTATGATATTTCAATTGTCATTATTTGATCGTTTCTATCAGCATCATAAAACGAAAGAAGCAGCAAATCGCATACATCAATTAGCAGAAGGTTATGAGGAAAACTCCTGGAGCGAAGCGGAACTGACAAAACAGACTTTATCTTACATGAGGAAGTCCAAAAGTCCGTTGACGATTGTGGACGAAGAAGGTTTTCAGTTAGTTCAGGATCCGTTTAATATTATGCTGGAAACAGGAGATGGAAATGTAGTAGAAGTATCGCTGTCCTTACTAGTCTCGTCTTACGGACAACAGTTACAAGCATTGAATATCAAAGAGGGAGATACATTGATTGTTCGAGGAGAACCAGATGCTAAGGTTCCTACGGTCATTTATCCATCTGTTATTACAAAGAATTCGTCAAGTGCAGGGGAAGATCCAATCGAGAATGAAGTGGCTATTGAAGGAAAGGTAAAAAGCATTTCGCTGCCTAAGGGTGTAATGATTAATAGAGGACTAGGAATACTCTATGATGCGTTGTTGGAATGGTTCCCGCTTGAGGAGGAACAGTTAAAGCAGCTTACTGAAGGGGAAAGTCTGCAGTTGGATTGGGTGGAATCATGGAGTGGAAAACATAATTTAGTACTAATTGAGCCAATTAAGAAAGATGGAGAAATGCAATTTATGTTCTCTGTCACATCTATTCAGGAAATTAAAGATACCAATGAAGCACTTCGAATATTTTATATATATATCGGCATTATTGGCTTTATTCTCATCATTTTGTTGTCGCTATTCTATTCCCGTCTTGTCAGCAGACCATTGATTAAATTGAATGAAATGGCAAAAAAAATGGTGCATCTAGACTTCTCATCGGCGAAGCCGATTAAGCAGAAGGATGAGCTTGGGAGCCTTTCGAACAATATGCTTGTTATGGCACAGAATTTAGATGTTGCATTAAATGACTTGAAACAAGCTAATGGAAAGCTAAAACGTGATATGGAAAGACGTGTGCAGATGGAAAAGGAGCAGCGCGAGTTCTTCGAGCATGCGTCCCATGAACTGAAGACGCCGCTCAGCATTGTCAAAAGCTTCGCTGAGGGGCTGCAGGATGGTGTTAGTCCGGATAAGCATGACCACTATGTAGAAGTGATCATTGAGGAGTCAGAAAAGATGGAAGTGCTTATTAAAGATATGCTCGATTTGGCTAAGTTGGAGAACGGTGCGATTAAACTAAGAAAAACATCTTTTTTGCTTAGTGAAATGATTGAGGTATTGGCCTCTAAATTATTCTGTATTGCACAAGAGAAAAATGTTGTCATTGAAATCATGCCGAAGAATGAACAGCATATTTTGGCGGATTATGAGTGGATGGAACGAGTAATGCAAAATCTTCTTATTAATGCGGTTCGGCACAGTGAGCCTAATTCTGTTATTGTGATTCGAATTGAATTGGATCAGGAAAATGGCGGTTGTGTGTTCAAAATTGAGAATAAAGGCCAGCAAATACCAAGTGAGCATCTGGATAATATTTGGAAAAGGTTCTATAGGACTGAATCTTCGCGAAGCCGAATGACAGGTGGTACAGGCTTAGGGTTGGCGATTGTCCAGCAAATACTTAACTTGCATGGATTTCATTATGGTGCGGAAAACATGCCAGACGGTGTACGTTTCTATGTTCATTTCAAATAA
- the dltC gene encoding D-alanine--poly(phosphoribitol) ligase subunit DltC, translated as MNFKEEVLQVIAEVCQDDVVKEELDLDLFDSGLIDSFGTVELLVKFQDQLDINVPITEFDRDTWNTPNAIVDRLNELK; from the coding sequence ATGAATTTTAAAGAAGAAGTACTACAAGTTATTGCAGAAGTTTGTCAAGATGATGTTGTGAAAGAAGAGCTTGATTTAGATTTATTCGATTCAGGACTAATTGATTCTTTTGGAACAGTAGAATTACTAGTTAAATTCCAGGATCAGCTTGATATTAATGTACCAATTACGGAGTTCGACCGAGATACATGGAATACACCAAATGCTATCGTTGACCGTCTGAATGAGTTGAAATAA
- the dltD gene encoding D-alanyl-lipoteichoic acid biosynthesis protein DltD, producing MKKKYLFGPIILALVLFAGVVFVPVSWLAKLVPADRLEESAISLEPNMFQGTYLQSEMLKHSKYVPIYGSSELSRWDPFHPSNYFETNAAPFTPYLVGKGGMTSIIHDLNFATHAAQLKNKQMVIIVSPQWFVKHGTDEQHFAPNYSSLQAYQLPYNKEVDEQVKRKLMQRLMTYNAVKNDTILYQLYDAYLNDKKTKFNILSVPAKTYLSVLKKKDLYFTLLNDSTTNRHQSDEVKDKTWEELQTQADSYGEERTQQSEFYIDDKVYNHKKHSIKEMKGKNKGRSYAESPEYDDFQLMLDILKQSGAEPLFVIIPVNGTYYDYTGFPEKGRQDYYTRIKTQINGSGFTYADYSDYEYEPYFMRDTIHIGWKGWVYLDEDMQKFLE from the coding sequence ATGAAGAAAAAGTATTTGTTTGGACCAATCATTCTTGCATTGGTCCTGTTTGCCGGGGTGGTATTCGTACCCGTATCATGGCTGGCTAAGTTAGTTCCTGCTGATCGCTTGGAGGAATCGGCTATCAGTCTGGAGCCAAATATGTTTCAAGGAACCTATTTACAAAGTGAAATGCTCAAACATTCAAAGTATGTTCCGATTTATGGTTCTTCAGAATTATCGCGCTGGGATCCATTCCATCCATCAAATTATTTCGAAACGAACGCAGCTCCCTTCACACCTTATTTAGTAGGAAAAGGCGGAATGACCTCTATTATTCATGACTTAAACTTTGCAACACATGCCGCTCAATTGAAGAACAAGCAAATGGTCATCATCGTATCACCGCAATGGTTTGTAAAGCATGGTACAGACGAGCAGCATTTTGCACCAAACTATTCCTCCCTGCAAGCATACCAGCTTCCTTACAATAAGGAAGTGGACGAGCAGGTGAAACGAAAATTGATGCAACGCCTGATGACGTATAATGCAGTCAAGAATGATACCATTCTTTATCAGCTTTATGACGCTTATTTGAATGATAAAAAGACTAAGTTTAATATTTTATCCGTTCCTGCAAAGACCTATCTATCCGTACTGAAGAAAAAGGATTTGTACTTCACACTTCTGAATGATTCAACCACTAATAGGCATCAATCAGATGAAGTCAAGGACAAGACATGGGAAGAGTTGCAAACACAAGCTGATTCTTATGGAGAAGAACGAACACAGCAGTCCGAATTTTATATTGATGACAAAGTATATAATCATAAGAAGCACTCCATCAAGGAAATGAAAGGAAAGAATAAAGGCCGTTCCTATGCAGAATCACCAGAATACGATGATTTCCAGCTGATGCTTGATATACTCAAGCAATCTGGCGCCGAACCGCTTTTTGTCATTATCCCGGTTAATGGCACTTACTATGATTACACAGGCTTTCCCGAAAAAGGCCGGCAAGACTATTACACTCGTATAAAGACACAAATAAATGGTAGCGGGTTTACTTACGCCGATTACTCTGACTATGAATACGAACCTTATTTTATGCGTGACACAATTCATATCGGCTGGAAAGGCTGGGTATATTTAGATGAGGATATGCAGAAATTCCTTGAATAG
- a CDS encoding response regulator transcription factor yields MGKKVLLVEDEVRIREVVADYFKKDGWEVYETDNGSSAIDWFDAIYPDLVILDIMMPQMDGFAVTKQVRMSSGVPIILLTAKSSDDDKIHGFELGADDYVTKPFSPKVLVARANSLMKRANEHYLPTGHMLSFGEAIVNTKSHQLQLGGQQVELTPKEYELLVFLLQHKNNVLSRETILNHVWGFDFDGDSRVVDTHIKKLRAKLSFESHHIRTVIGTGYKFE; encoded by the coding sequence ATGGGGAAGAAAGTATTGCTTGTCGAGGATGAAGTGAGAATTCGAGAAGTTGTAGCTGATTACTTCAAAAAGGACGGTTGGGAAGTGTATGAAACGGATAATGGCAGCAGTGCGATAGATTGGTTTGATGCCATTTATCCGGATTTAGTCATTCTCGATATCATGATGCCGCAAATGGATGGATTTGCTGTCACCAAGCAGGTACGAATGAGTTCTGGTGTACCGATTATTCTGCTGACAGCGAAATCCAGTGACGATGATAAAATTCATGGCTTTGAACTTGGGGCCGATGATTATGTTACGAAGCCATTCAGCCCAAAAGTATTAGTAGCACGTGCTAATTCTTTAATGAAACGGGCAAACGAACATTACTTGCCGACTGGTCATATGCTAAGCTTCGGTGAAGCAATCGTTAATACGAAGTCCCATCAGCTTCAGCTCGGGGGCCAACAGGTCGAATTGACGCCAAAAGAATATGAATTATTGGTGTTCTTGCTTCAGCATAAAAATAATGTCCTTTCACGGGAAACAATTTTGAATCACGTATGGGGATTTGACTTCGATGGTGATAGTCGAGTTGTGGATACACATATAAAAAAGCTAAGAGCTAAATTAAGCTTTGAATCACATCATATCCGGACTGTTATTGGAACCGGCTATAAATTTGAATAA
- a CDS encoding teichoic acid D-Ala incorporation-associated protein DltX: protein MNKLKQLYMHTGVRFALHTCFYLAILVTLFLMYGFHTANTGNYIYNDF from the coding sequence ATGAATAAGCTTAAACAGCTGTATATGCACACTGGCGTCCGGTTTGCTTTACATACTTGTTTTTATTTGGCTATCCTCGTTACCTTGTTTTTGATGTACGGCTTCCATACGGCCAATACTGGCAACTATATTTATAATGATTTCTAA
- the dltB gene encoding D-alanyl-lipoteichoic acid biosynthesis protein DltB, whose protein sequence is MTPYSSFLFFIILGILLLPTMILGIMGKRLRYYNVFVSIVVLAIIFSGGNAGFFSLVVFTILQVILVKGYISYRQTKNSSLVFYVISFLSILPLILTKILPILAVDNWASFLGISYLTFRAVQIIIETRDGLIKQQLSIFKLVNFMLFYPTISSGPIDRFRRFQKDEEKHWKPEEYNELLYKGINKIFLGFLYKFIIGYCINTYFIMNLDYIADGKFSYHLLYMYSYSLYLFFDFAGYTAFAVGVSYIMGIRSPENFNKPFISRNIKDFWNRWHMSLSFWFRDYVFMRFVFLIRKKKWIQNKMLVSNLGYILLFLLMGAWHGLEIQYIIYGAYHAMMMTGFNFFETWNKKHKRWPTGKAMTMVSIIITFHVVCFGFYLFSGKPFQ, encoded by the coding sequence ATGACCCCGTATAGCTCGTTCCTTTTCTTTATTATTCTAGGTATCTTGCTTCTGCCGACAATGATACTCGGCATAATGGGCAAGCGCCTGCGTTATTATAATGTTTTTGTCTCAATTGTTGTATTGGCTATTATATTTTCAGGAGGGAACGCGGGCTTTTTCTCATTAGTAGTCTTCACCATCCTTCAAGTTATATTGGTCAAAGGCTATATTTCGTATCGACAGACAAAGAATAGCAGCCTCGTATTCTATGTAATAAGTTTTTTATCCATCCTGCCATTAATTTTAACCAAGATTTTACCGATTTTGGCAGTGGATAATTGGGCTAGTTTTCTAGGTATCTCTTATCTGACATTCCGAGCTGTCCAAATTATTATTGAAACAAGAGATGGTTTGATTAAGCAGCAGCTCTCGATTTTTAAGCTTGTTAATTTTATGCTGTTTTACCCGACAATTTCCTCGGGTCCTATTGACCGCTTCCGCAGATTCCAGAAGGATGAAGAAAAGCACTGGAAACCGGAGGAGTACAATGAGCTGCTATATAAAGGGATCAACAAAATCTTCCTTGGGTTTTTGTATAAATTTATAATCGGCTATTGCATTAATACGTACTTCATTATGAATCTAGATTATATAGCAGATGGTAAGTTTTCATATCACCTGTTGTACATGTACAGCTATAGCTTGTACCTATTCTTCGACTTTGCCGGCTATACGGCATTTGCAGTCGGAGTCAGTTATATAATGGGTATCCGGTCACCGGAGAACTTTAATAAACCATTTATCAGCCGCAACATCAAGGATTTCTGGAACCGATGGCATATGTCACTGTCGTTCTGGTTCCGTGATTATGTGTTCATGCGCTTTGTCTTCCTCATAAGGAAGAAAAAATGGATACAAAACAAAATGCTCGTTTCTAATTTAGGTTATATCCTGCTGTTCCTGCTGATGGGAGCATGGCATGGATTAGAAATTCAGTACATCATTTATGGAGCATATCATGCCATGATGATGACCGGATTTAATTTCTTCGAGACTTGGAATAAAAAACATAAACGCTGGCCAACAGGAAAAGCAATGACAATGGTGTCTATCATCATCACTTTCCATGTCGTTTGCTTCGGTTTTTATCTGTTTTCCGGCAAACCATTTCAATAA
- the dltA gene encoding D-alanine--poly(phosphoribitol) ligase subunit DltA, translated as MKLLTRIAQHAERKPEHIAYRTEDQVLTYGMLWDKSRRLASLLHAIQLERQTPIVVYGHMATDMPVAFLSCVQAGYPYIPVDTSIPMERVRLIVEKSGAGLVINTTDSKLDFDSVAVLHMLNLELEQEELIGDEYWVHLEEVFYTIYTSGSTGNPKGVQITAANLQSFTDWMTGDFPLDEGKVFLNQAPFSFDLSVMDFYPALQSGGSIHALEKDVSNKPKLLFENLSRSALQVWTSTPSFVQMCFPNPDFNDKMLPELEVFLFCGEVLPLAVAKELKARFPKARIFNTYGPTEATVAVTSIEITEELLAKEKALPVGYPKSDMRIFVVDELDNPLPEGEKGELILAGPSVSKGYLGEPLLTENAFGMINGMNAYRTGDAGIIQDGLVYCQGRMDFQIKLHGYRMELEEIEFHLNQSDFIKAAIIIPYAPNEEIEYLIAAVVPAYHDFDKEYKLTAAIRKDIALRLPAYMIPRKFSYHTSIPMTINGKADRKKMKEEVFA; from the coding sequence ATGAAACTTTTAACTCGTATTGCACAGCATGCGGAAAGAAAACCGGAGCATATTGCATATCGTACAGAGGATCAGGTGCTGACCTATGGGATGCTTTGGGACAAATCGAGGAGACTAGCAAGCTTATTACATGCCATTCAGCTCGAGCGGCAGACGCCAATTGTTGTGTATGGCCATATGGCAACTGATATGCCGGTAGCGTTCCTTTCCTGTGTGCAGGCTGGATACCCTTATATACCGGTAGATACATCCATTCCAATGGAACGGGTGCGTCTTATCGTCGAAAAATCTGGTGCTGGATTAGTAATTAATACAACAGATAGCAAGCTGGATTTTGATAGTGTTGCAGTTTTACATATGCTAAACCTGGAATTGGAACAAGAAGAGCTTATTGGCGATGAGTACTGGGTCCATCTTGAAGAAGTTTTTTACACCATTTATACTTCCGGCAGTACAGGAAATCCGAAAGGTGTTCAAATAACTGCAGCAAATCTGCAATCTTTTACCGATTGGATGACAGGTGACTTTCCATTAGATGAAGGAAAAGTATTCTTGAATCAGGCGCCTTTTTCATTCGATTTGTCTGTGATGGACTTTTATCCAGCGTTACAGAGCGGAGGCTCCATTCATGCGCTAGAGAAAGATGTAAGCAATAAGCCGAAGCTTTTGTTTGAGAACTTGAGCCGCTCTGCCTTGCAAGTGTGGACATCGACACCATCCTTCGTGCAAATGTGTTTTCCAAATCCAGATTTTAATGACAAGATGCTTCCAGAGCTTGAAGTATTTCTTTTCTGTGGAGAAGTACTGCCGCTAGCTGTGGCCAAGGAGCTGAAAGCACGTTTCCCAAAAGCAAGGATTTTTAATACCTATGGGCCAACAGAAGCAACAGTGGCTGTGACGTCTATCGAGATTACAGAAGAATTGCTTGCGAAAGAGAAGGCTCTGCCAGTTGGCTACCCAAAATCTGATATGCGTATTTTCGTTGTGGATGAATTGGATAATCCGTTGCCAGAAGGGGAAAAAGGGGAGCTTATTCTTGCTGGGCCAAGTGTGTCAAAAGGCTATCTAGGTGAGCCGCTACTGACAGAAAATGCATTCGGCATGATTAACGGAATGAATGCCTATCGTACCGGAGATGCCGGCATTATTCAAGACGGGTTGGTGTACTGCCAAGGCAGAATGGATTTTCAGATCAAGCTTCATGGCTACCGGATGGAGCTGGAAGAGATTGAGTTCCACCTTAATCAGTCTGATTTTATTAAGGCTGCGATTATTATTCCTTATGCACCAAACGAAGAAATTGAATACTTGATTGCGGCAGTTGTGCCGGCGTACCATGATTTTGATAAGGAATACAAACTGACAGCTGCAATCCGCAAAGATATTGCTCTGCGCTTGCCAGCATATATGATTCCGCGTAAGTTCTCGTATCATACTTCTATTCCAATGACGATAAATGGAAAAGCAGACCGCAAGAAAATGAAGGAAGAGGTATTCGCATGA